Genomic DNA from Streptomyces sp. AM 2-1-1:
CCATGTCGTTGCCGGTGGCCTCCACCAGCCCGGCGGCGAACAGGGGGGTGGTTCCGCCGAAGAGGGAGACGGAGATGTTGAACGCGATGGAGAGCGCTCCGTAGCGGATGCGGGTGGGGAAGAGGGCCGGGAGGGTGGACGCCGAGGTCCCGGCGAAGCAGACGAGCAGCAGGCCGAGGATCGCGCAGCCGAAGGCGGGCATCAGGATGCCGCCCTGGCGGATCAGCAGGAAGGCCGGGATCGAGAGCGCCACCAGCGCCACACTCCCGGCCATGAACACCGGGCGGCGCCCCCACCGGTCGGAACTGCGGCCCACCGTGGTGATGGTGAGGACGACCAGCAGCATGGTGCCGAGGACGAGCAGTTGGGACGTGGTCTCCGGTTCTCCGAGGGTTTCGGACATGTAGGTCGGCAGATAGGACGTGACCATGTAGTTGGTGACGTTGTAGAGGAGCACCAGGCCCATGCAGATCAGTACGGCTTCCCAGTGCTCGGTGAAGATCTCCTTCATCCTGCCCTTGCCGGACTGTCTGGCCTGCTCGACCGGGTCGCCCTCGGCGAGCGCCTCGGCCTGTTCCTCCTCCTGCCGCCGGAAGACCGGGGTCTCCTCCAGCTTCAGGCGCATGTAGAGGCCGATCAGTCCCAGGGGCCCGGCGACGAAGAAGGGGATCCGCCAGCCCCAGTCCGTGAGCCCGTCGGTGCCGAGGACGGCGGTGAGCACGGTGACCAGGCCGGAGCCGAGGGAGTAGCCGACGAAGGTGCCGAAGTCCAGCCAGCTGCCGAGGAAGCCGCGGCGCTTGTCGGGGGCGTACTCGGCGATGTAAGTCGTCGCTCCGGCGTACTCCCCGCCGGTGGAGAAACCCTGCACGAGCCGGCACACCAGGAGCAGCAGGGGGGCCGCGAAGCCGACCGCCGCGTAGGTGGGGAGGAAACCGACTGCGAAGGTGCTCGCCGCCATCATGATCATGGTGATGGCGAGCACCTTCTGCCGCCCCACCCGGTCTCCGAGCGGGCCGAAGACGAGACCGCCCAACGGCCGTACCAGGAACGCGGCGGCGAAGGTGGCGAAGGTCGACACCACCTGGGCTCCCGGGGAGCTGGAGGGGAAGAACACCTTGCCCAGCGTTCCGGCCAGGTAGGCGTAGACGCCGAAGTCGAACCATTCCATGGTGTTGCCGAGGGCGGCGGCCGTGACCGCCCGGCGGACCTTCGGCGGGTCGGTGACGGTGATGTCCGCGGCCCGGAACGACTTCTTGCGGCGGCGCACGAGGGTGCGCAGCATGCGGTCCACCGCCTGGCTGTCCTGCCGCGGCCGGGGCGCTCCCGGCCGTCTCCTCGGTCCGGCCATGCGTCCGCCCCTTTCCGAGGGCTTTCGGTGCCTCGTCTCCCGCGGTCGGCCCCGACGGACGGGGAGGGAAGATCATCGGTGCGTCCGAGTCTGGGGCAGGGGGGCGCGGGGGGCCTCCGGGGCGGCCCGCACGAGTGAAACGCTCCTGAGATGCCGGGCGTGCCGCCGCTTTTCGCGCCGGTGCGAAAAACACCCCGGAGTGCGCCTGTACGCACTACCCCGCCCGTCCATAAAAATGATGGTCGGAACACTGCACAAGAACGCCAAAATGACTAAGTCACTCACATCGGCGACAAGGACCGGACCACTGTTCCGTGCGGACGCGGAGGGCGGTTCAATGATTCCGGGACCGACTACAGCACACTCAGGAAACCGGTGCGGCACATCGTCGGTCGGGGATTGAATTCCACGAAATCGGAAAAGAATCAACCGAACCCGCAGAGGGCGGAGAGAACGGGGCGGCCACGCCGGCCCGGCGGCTGCACCGTAATTCGCTCCTACGGCCTCTTCCGCCGACTTTCGCACGGGCGCCACCCCACGGAACAGCTCACCCTCTCCCGTACGCCCCTGAGACCTCCGCACGCGTCCGTCGACCCCTTGCCCTGCAACGGCGCAGGCCACGGGGGCGAACGGCCGAACCGCCCCGCCCCACGCATGCGCGCCGACCCACGCGGCGCCCGCAGCGGCGTCACCACGCGTACGCCGGTGCGCGGACGCCTTCGCCCTGCGCTCCGCGCCCGTCCGAAGCGTGCACCGACCCGCCCCCGGTCGCGGGACGGCCCTCAGTTCCGCGTTCCTACGGAGGTATGCCCGGTGGATGAAAACGAAAGGCATCTCGACCCCGCCGGGGACTCGGCGAAGATATCTCCGCCCCATTCCTTTCTCCCTCTCGGACGACGCGTTCTCGGCGTCCTCGCCTATCCCGCCCTCCTGACGGCCACCCTGCTGGTCGCGTCGGCGACGCTCGTGCTGGACTGGAATCCGGAATGGGTGAGCTCACTCTTCCTCGCCGGCACCGTGCTCTACCTCTCCGTTCTCGAAAGGCTCATTCCGCACCGGCGTGACTGGCATCCGGACAGGGCGGAATGGCGCTGGTACGGCGTCTACTTCGCGTTGACCATGGCCGGGAGCGTGCTGGCGCAGTTCCTCGTCACGACCGCGGTGGGGAAGGTGTCCCCCGACGATCCCGCGCTTCCCCTGGGGGCCGAGATCCCGGCCGCGCTGCTGAGCGGATCGCTCGCCGGCTACCTGGTGCACCGTCTGGGGCACACCAATCCCGTGCTGTGGCGCCTGCACGGCGTCCACCACGTCCCGCGCAAGGTCAACGTCGCCAACAACGGCGTGAACCACGTCCTCGACATCACCCTCGCCCAGGGCGTCGTGCAACTCACCCTGGCGCTCGCGGGGTTCTCCCAGAAGTCCGTGCTCGCCGCGGGGTTCTTCGTCACCATGCAGGGCTATTTCGTCCACGCCAACGTCGACGTGCGGATCGGCCGGCTCAACCACCTCTTCGCCAGTCCGGAACAGCACCGTCTGCACCACAGCACCGATCTCTCCGAGGCGGGCCACTACGGCTCCGACCTGTCGTGCTGGGACCACCTCTTCGGCAGTTTCACCTGGCGGCCCGGGCGTGAGCCGGCCGCCGTCGGTCTCAGCGATCCCTCGTCGTTCCCCGGGACCGGCGAGATCCTCGCCAGTCTCCTCCGTCCGTGGCGCCGCGCGAAGCGGGCCGGGGACGGCATCGCCTGACCGGGCCCGTTCCCGGGCCCCGCACCGCTGACTTGGGCGCCGCCTGTGGCAGCGCGACCACTTGATGAGGAGTGTGCGAACGTGGCTGACGCCACCCACGACGTTTCGACGGGCAGAATCGCGATCATCGGCATCGGCTGCCGCTTGCCCGGCGGAGCTTCGGACCCCCGCGCCTTCTGGCAGAACCTGCTGGACGGCAAGGACTGCGTCACCCCCACGCCGCCGGACCGCTACGACGTCACCACCCATCGCAGCGGCCGCCGGGACAAACCCGGGCGGCTGGTGGGTGGCCGGGGCGGATACATCGACGGCTTCGACGAGTTCGAACCGGCCTTCTTCGGCATCAGCCGTCGCGAGGCCGACCACATGGATCCCCAGCAGCGCAAACTCCTCGAAGTGGCCTGGGAGGCGCTGGAGGACGGCGGCCAGCGGCCGGCCGATCTGGCGGGCAGCAACACGGCCGTGTACGTCGGCGCGTTCACGCTCGACTACAAGATCCTCCAGTTCTCCGACCTGAGCTTCGAGACGCTCGCGGCCCACACCGCGACCGGGACCATGATGACGATGGTGTCCAACCGGATCTCGCACTCCTTCGACTTCCGGGGGCCCAGCCTCTCCATCGACACGGCGTGCAGTTCCTCCCTGGTCGCCGTACACCTGGCCTGCCAGAGTCTGAAGCGCCGGGAGAGCGATCTGGCGCTCGCCGGCGGGGTACTGCTCCACATGGCGCCGCAGTACACCGTTGCGGAGACCAAGGGCGGGTTCCTGTCCCCCGAAGGGCGTTCCCGTACGTTCGACGCCTCGGCGGACGGCTACGTACGGTCCGAGGGCGTCGGCCTGGTCGCGCTGAAGCGGCTGGAGGACGCGGTACGAGACGGGGACCCGGTCCACGCGGTGATCCTG
This window encodes:
- the proP gene encoding glycine betaine/L-proline transporter ProP, with translation MLRTLVRRRKKSFRAADITVTDPPKVRRAVTAAALGNTMEWFDFGVYAYLAGTLGKVFFPSSSPGAQVVSTFATFAAAFLVRPLGGLVFGPLGDRVGRQKVLAITMIMMAASTFAVGFLPTYAAVGFAAPLLLLVCRLVQGFSTGGEYAGATTYIAEYAPDKRRGFLGSWLDFGTFVGYSLGSGLVTVLTAVLGTDGLTDWGWRIPFFVAGPLGLIGLYMRLKLEETPVFRRQEEEQAEALAEGDPVEQARQSGKGRMKEIFTEHWEAVLICMGLVLLYNVTNYMVTSYLPTYMSETLGEPETTSQLLVLGTMLLVVLTITTVGRSSDRWGRRPVFMAGSVALVALSIPAFLLIRQGGILMPAFGCAILGLLLVCFAGTSASTLPALFPTRIRYGALSIAFNISVSLFGGTTPLFAAGLVEATGNDMVPAYYLMVAGVIGFVATLFLHETAGRPLRGSGPMVETPQQARRLVSVSRTAAGRQARDVWFRLRYGRRRRKG
- a CDS encoding sterol desaturase family protein, with translation MSPPHSFLPLGRRVLGVLAYPALLTATLLVASATLVLDWNPEWVSSLFLAGTVLYLSVLERLIPHRRDWHPDRAEWRWYGVYFALTMAGSVLAQFLVTTAVGKVSPDDPALPLGAEIPAALLSGSLAGYLVHRLGHTNPVLWRLHGVHHVPRKVNVANNGVNHVLDITLAQGVVQLTLALAGFSQKSVLAAGFFVTMQGYFVHANVDVRIGRLNHLFASPEQHRLHHSTDLSEAGHYGSDLSCWDHLFGSFTWRPGREPAAVGLSDPSSFPGTGEILASLLRPWRRAKRAGDGIA